DNA from Candidatus Obscuribacterales bacterium:
GAAAGACAATCCCGTCTACGGCGCTAAAGTAGTCCTTCCAAAGGCGCCTCGCCTCCTTGTGGCCGCCCAAATCATAGGCCTGAATCTGAATACCACCCATCACCAGCTGCTCCGAGGTGGGGTGGTGGGTAGGTGCATGCTGCTTCAAACAGTTATCCCGCAGCATACGCAACAGCGTGGTTTTTCCCGCATTGTCGAGGCCCAGAAACAGGAGGCGCGCCTTTTTGTTGGCCAGACCCAAGCTCTCCAAAAGTCCGTAGAACCACTCTATCAAAAACATATCTTTAATTGGTTGT
Protein-coding regions in this window:
- a CDS encoding ADP-ribosylation factor-like protein; translated protein: MFLIEWFYGLLESLGLANKKARLLFLGLDNAGKTTLLRMLRDNCLKQHAPTHHPTSEQLVMGGIQIQAYDLGGHKEARRLWKDYFSAVDGIVFLTDTAERDPQRLQDMRLELDGLLIDPALATTPIVVLGNKIDIPGAMSEPQLRDYLGLHQTTGRTHDPVP